A window of the Apodemus sylvaticus chromosome 15, mApoSyl1.1, whole genome shotgun sequence genome harbors these coding sequences:
- the Slc7a4 gene encoding cationic amino acid transporter 4, giving the protein MAQGRPSTARLARFCQKLNRLKPLEESSMETSLRRCLSTLDLTLLGVGGMVGSGLYVLTGTVAKDMAGPAVLLSFLVAAVASLLAALCYAEFGARVPRTGSAYLFTYVSMGEIWAFLIGWNVLLEYLIGGAAVARAWSGYLDAIFNHSIRNFTESHMGVWQMPLLAHYPDFLAAGILLVASGFVSCGARVSSWLNHTFSAISLIVILFIIVLGFILARPHNWSAEEGGFAPFGFSGILAGTATCFYAFVGFDVIAASSEEARNPRWAVPMATAISLGLAAGAYILVSTVLTLMVPWHSLDPDSALADAFYRRGYSWAGFIVAIGSICAMNTVLLSNLFSLPRIVYAMAADGLFFQVFARVHPRTQVPVIGILVFGVLTALLALLLDLEALVQFLSIGTLLAYTFVATSIIVLRFQKVPPPSSPCLASPGPTAKKYDSFSDHIQLVDAAQVSASEPGQLRPALKPFLGFLDGCSPGTAVAWALGILVASAVALACVLIFGSSDLHLPQWGFVLLLVISAAVFLSSLLVLGAHQQQQKQDTFQIPLVPLTPALSILLNICLMLKLSYLTWLRFIFWLLVGLVVYFGYGIWHSKENLREPLELSTAHYVVFPSSSLEETVQAVQPASQSPVQESDCPE; this is encoded by the exons ATGGCCCAGGGACGGCCCAGCACTGCCCGTCTGGCCCGCTTCTGCCAGAAGCTGAACCGTCTGAAGCCGCTGGAAGAGTCCAGCATGGAGACGTCCTTGCGGCGCTGCCTGTCCACCCTGGACTTGACCCTGCTCGGTGTGGGTGGCATGGTGGGGTCTGGGCTCTATGTGCTCACGGGCACAGTGGCCAAGGACATGGCTGGCCCTGCTGTGCTCTTGTCCTTCTTGGTGGCCGCTGTAGCCTCCCTGTTGGCGGCCCTGTGCTATGCGGAGTTTGGAGCCCGTGTGCCCCGTACCGGCTCAGCATACCTATTCACCTACGTGTCCATGGGGGAAATATGGGCATTCCTCATAGGCTGGAATGTGCTTCTGGAATACCTCATTGGAGGCGCCGCTGTGGCCCGTGCCTGGAGCGGCTATTTGGATGCCATCTTTAACCACAGCATTCGCAACTTCACAGAGTCTCACATGGGTGTCTGGCAGATGCCCTTGCTAGCCCACTATCCGGATTTTCTGGCCGCTGGCATTTTACTTGTGGCTTCTGGCTTTGTCTCCTGCGGAGCCAGAGTCTCCTCCTGGCTTAACCACACATTCTCAGCCATCAGTCTGATTGTGATCCTCTTCATCATCGTCCTGGGTTTCATCCTGGCCCGTCCTCACAACTGGAGCGCAGAAGAAGGTGGTTTCGCACCCTTCGGCTTCTCTGGCATCCTGGCTGGCACAGCCACCTGTTTCTATGCCTTTGTGGGCTTTGATGTCATTGCTGCCTCCAGTGAGGAGGCCAGAAACCCACGGTGGGCCGTGCCCATGGCCACGGCCATCTCCCTCGGCCTGGCAGCCGGCGCCTATATTCTGGTCTCCACTGTGTTAACTCTCATGGTACCTTGGCACAGCCTGGATCCGGACTCCGCACTCGCTGATGCTTTCTACAGGCGGGGCTACAGCTGGGCTGGCTTCATTGTGGCCATTGGCTCCATCTGTG CCATGAACACCGTCCTACTCAGCAACCTCTTCTCCCTGCCGCGCATCGTCTACGCCATGGCTGCCGACGGCCTCTTCTTCCAGGTGTTTGCCCGTGTGCACCCCCGGACGCAGGTGCCCGTGATAGGAATCCTGGTGTTTGGGGTCCTCACGGCTCTCCTGGCACTGCTGCTGGACCTGGAGGCCCTGGTCCAGTTCCTGTCCATCGGCACCCTGCTGGCCTATACCTTTGTAGCCACCAGCATCATTGTGCTGCGTTTCCAGAAAGTTCCTCCTCCCAGCTCTCCTTGCCTAGCTAGCCCTGGCCCCACAGCTAAGAAGTATGACTCCTTCTCAGACCACATACAGCTAGTGGACGCTGCGCAGGTCTCAGCGTCTGAGCCTGGGCAGCTGCGACCAGCCCTGAAGCCCTTCCTGGGCTTCCTGGATGGGTGCAGCCCCGGAACCGCCGTGGCCTGGGCGCTTGGCATCCTGGTAGCCTCGGCTGTCGCTCTGGCGTGTGTGCTGATCTTCGGGAGCTCAGACCTGCACCTCCCACAGTGGGGCTTTGTCTTGCTGCTGGTCATCAGTGCTGCTGTCTTTCTGTCCAGCCTCCTGGTCCTGGGGGCTCACCAGCAGCAACAGAAGCAAGACACTTTCCAG ATCCCCCTGGTACCCCTGACTCCAGCCCTGAGCATCCTGCTCAACATTTGCCTCATGCTGAAGCTGAGCTACCTGACCTGGCTGCGCTTTATCTTCTGGCTGCTGGTCG GACTTGTTGTGTATTTTGGCTATGGCATCTGGCACAGCAAGGAGAACCTGAGGGAGCCGTTGGAGCTGAGCACTGCACACTACGTGGTGTTCCCCAGCAGCAGCCTGGAGGAAACCGTGCAAGCTGTGCAGCCCGCCAGCCAGTCACCAGTGCAGGAGTCAGATTGTCCTGAGTAG